In Gopherus evgoodei ecotype Sinaloan lineage unplaced genomic scaffold, rGopEvg1_v1.p scaffold_48_arrow_ctg1, whole genome shotgun sequence, the following are encoded in one genomic region:
- the DHX34 gene encoding probable ATP-dependent RNA helicase DHX34: MPSSEKEHRAQRRSRDPSPSRGHQGGRWDWSCPEMRRRLEELYFREQDYIRAGSEDSRQFWAFFERLQRFQTLKAEGEPAPRAPPARADPSAALGLAGLPQEYDPRYRINLSVLSGDVEGLAQGRSGGPRRSPGVPAERLSQFRAALLHYLDFAQKQSFAKLAKLQRERAALPIAQYRDRLLRAVAQNQVVVVAGDTGCGKSTQVPQYLLAAGYSHVACTQPRRIACISLAKRVGFESLHQYGAEVGYQIRFESTRSLATKIVFLTEGLLLRQVQREPALPGYQVLIADEVHERHLHSDFLLGVLRRLLPSRPDLKLVLMSATINIRLFAGYFGGAPVVQVPGRLFPITVVYQPIPQEEAAASGKPERLDPRPYLRVLQAIDHKYPPEERGDLLVFLSGVAEIGAVLEAAQAYATHTQRWVVLPLHSTLSLAEQDKVFDMPPPGVRKCIVSTNIAETSVTIDGVRFVLDSGKVKELSYDPQAKLQRLQEFWISRASAEQRKGRAGRTGPGVCYRLYAESDYDAFAPYPVPEIQRVALDALVLQMKSMGLGDPRTFPFLEPPPQSSLEMAVRYLREQGALDGAESLTPIGSLLAQLPVDVVIGKMLVLGALFGLAGPVLTVAAALSVQSPFLRPVRANPDCATARRPLESPHGDPLTLLNTFNEWVQVKSERAGGSRKWCRRRGLEEHRLYEAANLRRQFQELLRDHGLLEAVQGPRDSYARQSRHRVRQELHRLQRRHEETEGRQRKVLKLQGGEAGSSSDEGEGARSAGPPGVDIQDVKFKLRHNVDELQAAAGTALSSHQLALLKLVLCRGLYPQLAVPDQYNSCRKDSDQIFHTKNKQGIVLHPTCVFASSPELLQATEEKAEPRRSRGSQDGLSSRHQLLAFVSLLETNKPYLVNCLRVPALQALLLFSRALDTSADCTRLVADSWLEMRVPDSAAALRLLSTALQLRAAWERLLNRQLEGRRGEPGRGPDPREVATLRQGLLDFLQHEVQYSLCRLTALEKQNLYVGPQTVAAVPGLPGLFQGVEMTPDEEKGGYRVTEFLTYNCLTSDTDLYSDCLRSFWTCPHCALYMPFTPLERMTHESGCRPQPQEAPPEEAAESSAKATALQRPYHCNACERDFMFTSTEILRHRKQHQ; this comes from the exons ATGCCTTCGTCGGAGAAGGAGCACAGGGCCCAGAGGCGAAGCAGAGACCCCTCCCCATCCCGGGGGCACCAGGGCGGGCGCTGGGACTGGAGCTGCCCCGAGATGCGGCGCCGGCTGGAGGAGCTGTATTTCCGGGAGCAGGATTACATCCGAGCGGGCTCTGAGGACAGCCGCCAGTTCTGGGCCTTCTTTGAGCGGCTCCAGCGCTTCCAGACCCTGAAGGCTGAGGGGGAGCCGGCGCCGCGGGCTCCCCCGGCCCGGGCTGACCCCTCTGCCGCCCTTGGGCTGGCTGGCCTCCCGCAGGAGTACGACCCGCGCTACCGGATCAACCTGTCGGTGCTGAGCGGGGACGTggaggggctggcacagggcaggagcgggggtcCGCGGCGGAGCCCTGGGGTGCCGGCCGAGCGGCTCTCCCAGTTCCGCGCTGCCCTGCTGCATTACCTGGACTTCGCCCAGAAGCAGAGCTTTGCCAAGCTGGCCAAGCTGCAGCGGGAGCGGGCAGCCCTGCCCATTGCCCAGTACCGCGACCGGCTGCTGCGGGCCGTGGCCCAGaaccaggtggtggtggtagctggcGACACGGGCTGTGGCAAGTCCACACAGGTCCCCCAGTACCTGCTGGCGGCTGGGTACAGTCATGTGGCCTGCACCCAGCCACGCCGCATCGCCTGCATCTCGCTGGCCAAGCGGGTGGGCTTTGAGAGCCTGCACCAGTATGGGGCTGAG gtGGGATACCAGATCCGCTTCGAGAGTACCCGCTCCCTGGCCACGAAGATCGTCTTCCTGACGGAGGGGCTGCTGCTGCGGCAGGTGCAGCGCGAGCCGGCGCTGCCTGGGTACCAGGTGCTGATTGCCGACGAGGTGCACGAACGGCACCTGCATAGCGACTTCCTGCTGGGCGTGCtgcgccgcctgctgccctcccgccCTGACCTCAAGCTGGTGCTCATGTCGGCCACCATCAACATCCGCCTCTTCGCAGGGTACTTCGGGGGCGCACCTGTGGTGCAGGTGCCCGGGCGGCTCTTCCCCATCACG GTTGTCtaccagcccatcccccaggaggaggcagcagcgAGTGGGAAGCCGGAGCGGCTGGATCCCCGGCCCTACCTGCGGGTGCTGCAGGCCATCGACCACAAGTACCCGCCCGAGGAGCGGGGCGACCTGCTCGTCTTCCTGAGCGGGGTGGCAGAGATCGGCGCCGTGCTGGAGGCGGCCCAGGCCTATGCCACCCACACCCAGCGCTGGGTGGTGCTGCCCCTGCACAGCACCCTCTCCCTTGCCGAGCAGGACAAG gtgTTTGACATGCCCCCCCCTGGAGTCCGGAAATGCATCGTCTCCACTAACATCGCCGAGACCTCGGTCACCATCGATGGGGTGCGCTTTGTGCTGGACTCTG GGAAGGTGAAGGAACTTAGCTATGACCCCCAGGCCAAGCTGCAGCGGCTGCAAGAGTTCTGGATCAGTCGGGCCAGCGCCGAGCAGCGGAAGGGGCGTGCGGGCCGGACGGGCCCTGGTGTCTGCTACCGGCTCTACGCTGAGTCTGACTACGACGCCTTCGCCCCCTACCCGGTGCCGGAGATCCAGCGCGTGGCACTCGATGCCCTGGTGCTGCAG ATGAAGAGCATGGGGCTGGGCGACCCCCGGACCTTCCCCTTCCTAGAACCACCCCCACAGTCCAGCCTGGAGATGGCCGTGCGCTATTTgagggagcagggggcactggaCGGGGCTGAGAGCCTGACGCCCATTGGGAGCCTGCTGGCCCAGCTGCCCGTGGACGTGGTGATCG ggAAGATGCTGGTTCTGGGCGCGCTCTTCGGGCTGGCTGGGCCGGTGCTCACTGTGGCGGCAGCGCTGAGCGTGCAGTCCCCCTTCCTGCGCCCCGTGCGTGCCAACCCTGACTGCGCCACGGCCCGCCGGCCCCTCGAGAGCCCCCATGGCGACCCCCTGACGCTGCTTAACACCTTCAACGAGTGGGTGCAG GTGAAGTCGGAGCGGGCCGGCGGCTCCCGGAAGTGGTGCCGGCGCCGGGGGCTGGAGGAGCACCGGCTCTACGAGGCGGCCAACCTGCGGCGCCAGTTTCAG gagctgctCCGGGACCACGGTCTGCTGGAGGCCGTGCAGGGGCCGAGGGACAGCTACGCCCGGCAGAGCCGGCACCGGGTGCGCCAGGAGCTGCACCGGCTGCAGCGGCGGCACGAGGAGACGGAGGGGCGGCAGCGCAAGGTGctgaagctgcagggaggggaggccGGCTCCTCCAGCGACGAGGGTGAAGGCGCCCGCAGCGCCGGGCCGCCTGGCGTCGATATCCAG GACGTCAAATTCAAGCTGCGGCACAATGTGGACGAGCTCCAGGCCGCGGCTGGCACGGCCCTGTCCTCCCACCAGCTCGCCCTGCTCAAGCTGGTGCTGTGCAGGGGTCTCTACCCCCAGCTGGCTGTGCCCGACCAGTACAACAGCTGCCGCAAGGACTCTGACCAG atttttcacaccaagAACAAGCAGGGGATTGTCCTGCACCCGACCTGCGTCTTTGCCAGCAGCCCGGAGCTGCTGCAGGCCACAGAGGAGAAAGCAGAGCCCAGGAGGAGCCGAG GTTCCCAGGATGGGTTGAGCAGCCGGCATCAGCTCCTGGCCTTTGTCTCGCTGCTGGAAACCAACAAGCCCTACCTAGTGAACTGCCTGCGGGTACCGGCCCTGCAG GCTCTCCTGCTGTTCTCCCGCGCCCTGGACACCAGTGCTGACTGCACGCGGCTGGTGGCTGACTCCTGGCTGGAGATGCGTGTGCCGGACAGCGCGGCCGCCCTGCGTCTGCTCTCCACGGCCCTGCAGCTCCGCGCCGCCTGGGAGAGGCTCCTGAACCGGCAGCTGGAGGGGCGGCGTGGGGAGCCAGGGCGTGGGCCGGACCCTCGAGAGGTGGCGACGCTGAGGCAGGGGCTGCTGGATTTCCTGCAGCACGAG GTGCAGTACAGCCTGTGCCGGCTGACGGCGCTGGAGAAGCAGAACCTCTACGTGGGGCCCCAGACGGTGGCGGCCGTGCCCGGGCTCCCGGGGCTGTTCCAGGGGGTGGAGATGACGCCGGATGAGGAGAAGGGCGGCTACAGGGTGACTGAGTTCCTGACCTACAACTGCCTCACG AGTGACACCGACCTGTACAGCGACTGCCTGCGCAGCTTCTGGACCTGCCCGCACTGTGCCCTCTACATGCCCTTCACCCCCCTGGAACGCATGACGCACGAGAGCGGCTGtcggccccagccccaggaag CTCCCCCGGAAGAGGCCGCTGAGAGTTCAGCCAAAGCCACTGCTCTGCAGAGACCTTATCACTGCAATGCCTGCGAGCGGGACTTCATGTTCACGTCCACAGAGATCCTGCGGCACAGAAAGCAACACCAGTGA
- the C5AR1 gene encoding C5a anaphylatoxin chemotactic receptor 1 isoform X1, which yields MLWCDAKETAGPDPAGPGSFQGGACGAGGPVNSSVPFMQQGSSDDSHPQSAAAASPRLGGDSLEPKPQQRRVSQWEGSGLGLRRSGSNSALPQTPAVTWGGGSCCRMSVTELYDDYDPDSYPNFTVPIFDMTDPQLTPILWVSLVLYSLVFLLGVPGNAAVIWVTGFGMKRTVNTVWFLNLAVADLLCCLALPFLAVPVARGNRWELGDFACKLLPSLTILNMFASVLLLMAISVDRCALVTRPIWCQNHRTTRLAWGLSGAAWLLALLMTLPTLIFRTTHKEISGKVMCVLEYAQVASYQTTVEVSVATFRFAAGFLVPFVVIATCYGLVLARVWGSCLVRWHRPTVVVLVVIVSFFVCWLPYHVVGLILASHAPSARLYKLADTTQPLVVSLAYVNSCLNPIIYVGMGRGFWGLVQSRLADVLQEEGAALGGEAQAQLTSTSSGQATEV from the exons ATGCTCTGGTGTGATGCAAAGGAAACCGCAGGGCCAGATCCAGCTGGCCCTGGGTCTTTTCAGGgaggggcatgtggggcagggggtcctgtTAACTCTTCAGTGCCCTTTATGCAGCAGGGAAGCAGCGACGACTCCCACCCACAGAgcgcagcagcagccagcccacGCCTGGGTGGGGACAGTTTGGAGCCGAAGCCCCAGCAGAGGAGGGTGAGCCAGTGGGAAGGcagtgggctgggactcaggagatcggGCTCCaactcagctctgccacagacgcCTGCTGTGACCTGGG GGGGCGGATCCTGCTGCAGAATGAGCGTCACCGAGCTGTATGATGACTACGATCCTGACTCGTACCCTAACTTCACTGTGCCCATCTTCGACATGACGGATCCACAACTGACCCCCATCCTGTGGGTGTCTCTGGTTCTGTACTCCCTCGTCTTCCTGCTGGGCGTGCCGGGGAACGCGGCTGTCATCTGGGTGACGGGCTTCGGGATGAAGCGCACGGTGAACACCGTCTGGTTCCTCAACCTGGCGGTGGCCGACCTCCTGTGCTGCCTGGCACTGCCGTTCCTGGCCGTGCCCGTGGCCCGCGGCAACCGCTGGGAGCTGGGTGACTTCGCCTGCAAGCTGCTCCCATCCCTCACCATCCTGAACATGTTTGCCAGCGTCCTGCTCCTGATGGCCATCAGCGTGGACCGCTGCGCCCTGGTGACCAGACCCATCTGGTGCCAGAACCACCGCACGACCCGGCTGGCCTGGGGCCTGAGCGGGGCAGCCTGGCTCCTGGCTCTGCTCATGACCCTCCCAACCCTCATCTTCCGGACGACGCACAAGGAGATCTCAGGCAAAGTGATGTGCGTCCTGGAGTACGCTCAAGTGGCCAGTTACCAGACCACTGTGGAGGTGTCCGTCGCTACCTTCCGCTTCGCTGCCGGCTTCCTGGTCCCCTTCGTGGTGATCGCCACCTGCTACGGCCTGGTCCTGGCCCGTGTCTGGGGTAGCTGCCTGGTCCGATGGCACAGGCCCACGGTGGTCGTACTGGTAGTGATTGTCAGCTTCTTCGTGTGCTGGCTTCCCTACCACGTGGTGGGGCTGATCCTGGCCTCCCATGCCCCCAGCGCCCGTCTGTACAAGTTGGCAGACACCACCCAGCCCCTCGTCGTCAGCCTGGCCTACGTCAACAGCTGCctcaaccccatcatctacgtGGGGATGGGCCGGGGCTTCTGGGGCTTGGTGCAAAGCCGCCTGGCTGATGTcctccaggaggagggggcagcccTAGGGGGTGAGGCCCAGGCTCAGCTCACCTCCACGAGCAGTGGGCAGGCCACGGAGGTTTAG
- the C5AR1 gene encoding C5a anaphylatoxin chemotactic receptor 1 isoform X3: MSVTELYDDYDPDSYPNFTVPIFDMTDPQLTPILWVSLVLYSLVFLLGVPGNAAVIWVTGFGMKRTVNTVWFLNLAVADLLCCLALPFLAVPVARGNRWELGDFACKLLPSLTILNMFASVLLLMAISVDRCALVTRPIWCQNHRTTRLAWGLSGAAWLLALLMTLPTLIFRTTHKEISGKVMCVLEYAQVASYQTTVEVSVATFRFAAGFLVPFVVIATCYGLVLARVWGSCLVRWHRPTVVVLVVIVSFFVCWLPYHVVGLILASHAPSARLYKLADTTQPLVVSLAYVNSCLNPIIYVGMGRGFWGLVQSRLADVLQEEGAALGGEAQAQLTSTSSGQATEV; encoded by the coding sequence ATGAGCGTCACCGAGCTGTATGATGACTACGATCCTGACTCGTACCCTAACTTCACTGTGCCCATCTTCGACATGACGGATCCACAACTGACCCCCATCCTGTGGGTGTCTCTGGTTCTGTACTCCCTCGTCTTCCTGCTGGGCGTGCCGGGGAACGCGGCTGTCATCTGGGTGACGGGCTTCGGGATGAAGCGCACGGTGAACACCGTCTGGTTCCTCAACCTGGCGGTGGCCGACCTCCTGTGCTGCCTGGCACTGCCGTTCCTGGCCGTGCCCGTGGCCCGCGGCAACCGCTGGGAGCTGGGTGACTTCGCCTGCAAGCTGCTCCCATCCCTCACCATCCTGAACATGTTTGCCAGCGTCCTGCTCCTGATGGCCATCAGCGTGGACCGCTGCGCCCTGGTGACCAGACCCATCTGGTGCCAGAACCACCGCACGACCCGGCTGGCCTGGGGCCTGAGCGGGGCAGCCTGGCTCCTGGCTCTGCTCATGACCCTCCCAACCCTCATCTTCCGGACGACGCACAAGGAGATCTCAGGCAAAGTGATGTGCGTCCTGGAGTACGCTCAAGTGGCCAGTTACCAGACCACTGTGGAGGTGTCCGTCGCTACCTTCCGCTTCGCTGCCGGCTTCCTGGTCCCCTTCGTGGTGATCGCCACCTGCTACGGCCTGGTCCTGGCCCGTGTCTGGGGTAGCTGCCTGGTCCGATGGCACAGGCCCACGGTGGTCGTACTGGTAGTGATTGTCAGCTTCTTCGTGTGCTGGCTTCCCTACCACGTGGTGGGGCTGATCCTGGCCTCCCATGCCCCCAGCGCCCGTCTGTACAAGTTGGCAGACACCACCCAGCCCCTCGTCGTCAGCCTGGCCTACGTCAACAGCTGCctcaaccccatcatctacgtGGGGATGGGCCGGGGCTTCTGGGGCTTGGTGCAAAGCCGCCTGGCTGATGTcctccaggaggagggggcagcccTAGGGGGTGAGGCCCAGGCTCAGCTCACCTCCACGAGCAGTGGGCAGGCCACGGAGGTTTAG
- the C5AR1 gene encoding C5a anaphylatoxin chemotactic receptor 1 isoform X2 encodes MSISEVSDDYDPFSYGNFTAPSFDTPTPQTFQLTPILWVSLVLYSLVFLLGVPGNAAVIWVTGFGMKRTVNTVWFLNLAVADLLCCLALPFLAVPVARGNRWELGDFACKLLPSLTILNMFASVLLLMAISVDRCALVTRPIWCQNHRTTRLAWGLSGAAWLLALLMTLPTLIFRTTHKEISGKVMCVLEYAQVARYQTTVEVSVATFRFAAGFLVPFMVIATCYSLVLARVHRSRFTRSRKTIKVILVVIIGFFVCWLPYHVVGLIIAAHKPTTSIYKGAAETDPLIVGLAYVNSCLNPVIYVIMGQDFKDRFQRSLKTILRNVLNEDSLSMGDGRKKTRSTQETKSTMEDQSIGV; translated from the coding sequence ATGAGCATCAGCGAGGTGTCTGATGACTACGATCCTTTCTCGTACGGTAACTTCACTGCGCCCAGCTTCGACACGCCGACTCCGCAGACTTTCCAGCTGACCCCCATCCTGTGGGTGTCTCTGGTTCTCTACTCCCTCGTCTTCCTGCTGGGCGTGCCTGGGAACGCGGCTGTCATCTGGGTGACGGGCTTTGGGATGAAGCGCACGGTGAACACCGTCTGGTTCCTCAACCTGGCGGTGGCCGACCTCCTGTGCTGCCTGGCACTGCCATTCCTGGCCGTGCCCGTGGCCCGCGGCAACCGCTGGGAGCTGGGTGACTTCGCCTGCAAGCTGCTCCCATCCCTCACCATCCTGAACATGTTTGCCAGCGTCCTGCTCCTGATGGCCATCAGCGTGGACCGCTGCGCCCTAGTGACCAGGCCCATCTGGTGCCAGAACCACCGCACGACCCGGCTGGCCTGGGGCCTGAGCGGGGCAGCCTGGCTCCTGGCTCTGCTCATGACCCTCCCAACCCTCATCTTCCGGACGACGCACAAGGAGATCTCAGGCAAAGTGATGTGCGTCCTGGAGTACGCTCAAGTGGCCAGATACCAGACCACCGTTGAGGTGTCCGTTGCTACCTTCCGCTTCGCTGCCGGCTTCCTGGTCCCCTTCATGGTGATCGCCACCTGCTACAGCCTGGTCCTGGCCCGCGTCCACAGGAGCCGTTTCACCCGCTCGCGCAAGACCATTAAGGTCATTCTTGTGGTGATCATCGGCTTCTTTGTGTGCTGGCTCCCCTACCACGTGGTGGGGCTGATCATTGCTGCCCACAAGCCCACCACAAGCATCTATAAAGGTGCCGCTGAGACCGACCCCCTGATTGTGGGTCTGGCTTACGTCAACAGCTGCCTCAACCCCGTCATCTACGTCATCATGGGCCAGGACTTCAAAGACCGGTTCCAGCGCTCGCTGAAGACCATCCTCCGCAACGTGCTGAACGAGGATTCGCTCTCCATGGGTGACGGCAGGAAGAAGACCAGATCCACGCAGGAGACCAAGTCCACGATGGAGGACCAAAGCATCGGGGTGTGA